In Cupriavidus basilensis, one genomic interval encodes:
- a CDS encoding tyrosine recombinase XerC, with protein MEPSRARKAASPSAKKPVARKQAAEAALDKPLPDPVVVRYLEWLASSRKLAVHTLTNYARDLSVLQAHAARHAPGIALLSLQTHHIRAFAARMHGGGLAGTSIARTLSAWRGFFLWAARHGLGVQANPVDGVRAPKSGHRLPKALSVEHAVALVSHNAGDGAEGRRDQAVYELFYSSGLRVSELVQLDARYAEDGEYRSAGWIDMDGAEVTVIGKGSRRRTVPVGSKAMEALRAWLAVRPELLRPGALPDDAHALFLSARGRRLPARTVQLRIKQQAIRAGVPTDVHPHMLRHSFATHVLQSSGDLRAVQEMLGHASVATTQIYTALDFQHLAKVYDKAHPRAGRAHAGPAPAVAPVVAPVAAPKAVDEGKAAEDAESGKDG; from the coding sequence ATGGAGCCGAGCCGCGCGCGCAAGGCCGCTTCGCCTTCGGCGAAGAAGCCGGTCGCGCGCAAGCAAGCCGCCGAGGCGGCGCTCGACAAGCCGCTGCCCGACCCGGTCGTTGTGCGCTATCTGGAGTGGCTCGCCAGCAGCCGCAAGCTGGCTGTCCATACGCTGACCAACTACGCCCGCGACCTGTCCGTGCTGCAAGCGCACGCCGCGCGCCATGCGCCGGGCATTGCGCTGTTGTCGCTGCAGACCCACCATATCCGCGCCTTTGCCGCGCGCATGCACGGCGGCGGCCTGGCCGGCACCAGCATTGCCCGCACGCTGTCGGCGTGGCGCGGCTTCTTCCTGTGGGCCGCGCGCCATGGCCTGGGCGTGCAGGCCAACCCGGTGGACGGCGTGCGCGCGCCAAAATCCGGGCACAGGCTGCCCAAGGCCTTGTCGGTGGAGCACGCGGTGGCGCTGGTCTCGCACAACGCGGGCGACGGCGCCGAGGGCCGGCGCGACCAGGCTGTCTACGAGTTGTTCTATTCCAGCGGGCTGCGCGTGTCGGAGCTGGTGCAGCTGGACGCGCGCTATGCCGAGGATGGGGAATACCGCTCCGCCGGCTGGATCGACATGGACGGCGCCGAGGTCACGGTGATCGGCAAGGGCTCGCGGCGGCGTACCGTGCCTGTCGGCAGCAAGGCCATGGAAGCGCTGCGCGCGTGGCTGGCGGTGCGCCCGGAGCTGCTGCGCCCCGGCGCGCTGCCGGATGATGCGCATGCGCTGTTCCTGAGCGCGCGCGGGCGGCGCTTGCCGGCACGTACGGTGCAGTTGCGCATCAAGCAGCAGGCGATCCGGGCCGGCGTGCCGACCGACGTGCATCCGCACATGCTGCGGCACTCCTTCGCCACCCACGTGCTGCAATCCTCGGGCGACCTGCGCGCGGTGCAGGAGATGCTCGGGCACGCCAGCGTGGCCACCACCCAGATCTATACCGCGCTGGATTTCCAGCACCTGGCCAAGGTCTACGACAAGGCGCACCCGCGCGCGGGCAGGGCGCACGCAGGGCCGGCGCCGGCGGTTGCCCCGGTAGTTGCTCCGGTGGCCGCGCCGAAGGCCGTGGATGAGGGCAAAGCTGCCGAAGATGCCGAATCCGGGAAGGACGGCTAA
- a CDS encoding transcriptional regulator GcvA, with amino-acid sequence MALKGAWERDLPRSWHRELPRLPGLTALRAFEAAARHESFSRAATELFVTHGAVSHQIRALEEELGQALFERNGKRVTLTPGGRAYAGRVREALLEIADATRALQAGNRDKRLTISTMPSFAARWLTPRIGSFIEQHPELDVELLSSNTLVDFGREEVDIALRMGSGDYPGLYVEKLLDDVFFPVCSPAFNGGKLPARPQDMKGMSLLRGEGDPWKPWFEAAGLDWPEPRKGLLLEDSSLLLQAAAAGQGIALIRSSLAYNDLLSGRVVRLFDVSITCPWLLYFVCSAGMLEAPKVKAFRAWLLPEMEAFRGILAQWEG; translated from the coding sequence ATGGCGCTGAAGGGAGCATGGGAGAGAGATTTGCCACGTAGCTGGCACCGCGAGCTGCCGCGTCTGCCGGGGCTGACCGCGCTGCGCGCGTTCGAGGCGGCTGCCCGCCACGAGAGCTTTTCGCGCGCGGCCACCGAGTTGTTCGTCACCCACGGCGCGGTCAGCCACCAGATCCGCGCGCTGGAGGAAGAGCTGGGCCAGGCGCTGTTCGAACGCAACGGCAAGCGTGTGACCCTGACACCCGGTGGCCGGGCCTACGCCGGGCGCGTGCGCGAAGCCCTGCTGGAGATCGCCGATGCCACCCGTGCGCTGCAGGCCGGCAACCGCGACAAGCGCCTCACCATCAGCACCATGCCGTCGTTTGCCGCGCGCTGGCTCACACCCCGCATCGGCAGCTTTATCGAGCAGCACCCCGAGCTGGACGTGGAGCTGCTGTCGTCCAACACGCTGGTGGATTTCGGGCGCGAGGAAGTCGACATCGCGTTGCGCATGGGCAGCGGCGACTATCCCGGCCTGTATGTGGAAAAGCTGCTGGACGACGTGTTCTTCCCGGTCTGCAGCCCGGCCTTCAACGGCGGCAAGCTGCCGGCACGACCGCAGGACATGAAAGGCATGTCGCTGCTGCGCGGCGAGGGCGATCCGTGGAAGCCGTGGTTCGAAGCGGCCGGCCTGGACTGGCCGGAGCCACGCAAGGGCCTGCTGCTGGAGGACTCCTCGCTGCTGCTGCAGGCAGCAGCAGCGGGCCAGGGCATTGCGCTGATCCGCTCGTCGCTGGCCTATAACGACCTGCTGTCGGGGCGCGTGGTGCGGCTCTTCGATGTAAGCATTACCTGCCCGTGGCTGCTCTACTTCGTCTGCTCGGCCGGCATGCTGGAAGCACCCAAGGTGAAGGCCTTTCGCGCCTGGCTGCTGCCGGAGATGGAAGCCTTCCGGGGCATCCTGGCGCAGTGGGAAGGTTAG
- a CDS encoding DUF2917 domain-containing protein, whose protein sequence is MKTLLTTTLFTLSPGEVTSLSIHAAQRLRVEEATGTDVWVTREGDSEDYWLRCGGSLLLDSGDEITLSVDPRAAEPVRLALIAEARRPATNVSHLVARMARRLVRGTEWTPNQDQVTAS, encoded by the coding sequence ATGAAAACATTGCTCACAACGACCCTGTTCACCCTGAGCCCGGGCGAAGTTACCTCCCTCTCCATCCACGCCGCCCAGCGCCTGCGCGTGGAAGAGGCCACGGGGACCGACGTGTGGGTCACCCGCGAAGGCGATTCGGAAGATTACTGGCTGCGTTGCGGCGGCAGCCTGCTGCTCGACAGCGGCGACGAAATCACGCTGAGCGTGGACCCGCGCGCGGCCGAGCCGGTACGCCTGGCCCTGATCGCCGAAGCCCGCCGGCCGGCAACCAACGTGTCGCACCTGGTGGCGCGCATGGCACGGCGTTTGGTTCGAGGCACCGAGTGGACGCCTAACCAGGACCAGGTCACGGCCTCCTGA
- the lipB gene encoding lipoyl(octanoyl) transferase LipB: MQSIQVIERGRQEYEPCFDAMRAFTAARTPDTPDQIWLVEHPPVYTLGQAGDPAHVLAPDDAIPIVRIDRGGQVTYHGPGQVVAYLLLDLRRRHLMVRELVHAIEQAVLDTLAAYNLAAERKPGAPGIYLSEGQHQGAKIAALGLKIRNGCSYHGVSLNVQMDLAPFLRINPCGYAGLETVDMATAGATFAVADAVGAPRLPVTAAQQADIARRLAAALCDVLAEAQERALAAQRNTAAALAT, from the coding sequence ATGCAATCGATACAAGTCATCGAACGGGGCCGGCAAGAGTACGAACCCTGTTTCGACGCGATGCGCGCCTTTACCGCCGCACGCACCCCCGACACTCCCGACCAGATCTGGCTGGTCGAGCATCCCCCGGTCTATACCCTCGGCCAGGCGGGAGATCCCGCGCATGTGCTGGCCCCTGACGATGCGATCCCCATCGTGCGGATCGATCGTGGCGGTCAGGTCACTTATCACGGTCCCGGCCAGGTCGTGGCCTATCTGTTGCTCGACCTGCGCCGCCGCCACCTGATGGTGCGCGAGCTCGTCCATGCGATCGAGCAGGCCGTGCTGGATACGCTCGCGGCGTATAATCTCGCAGCCGAACGCAAGCCCGGCGCGCCTGGTATCTACCTTTCCGAAGGCCAGCACCAGGGCGCCAAGATCGCCGCGCTCGGACTCAAGATCCGCAATGGCTGCAGCTATCACGGCGTCAGCCTCAACGTGCAGATGGACCTCGCGCCCTTCCTGCGCATCAACCCCTGCGGCTATGCCGGCCTGGAAACGGTCGACATGGCAACGGCGGGCGCCACCTTCGCGGTGGCCGATGCGGTGGGTGCGCCCCGCTTGCCCGTGACCGCGGCACAACAAGCCGATATCGCGCGGCGCCTTGCGGCGGCGCTGTGTGATGTGCTGGCCGAGGCGCAAGAGCGCGCCCTGGCGGCCCAACGGAATACCGCCGCGGCCCTGGCCACTTAG
- the lipA gene encoding lipoyl synthase: MSDALIATSSEAPQPQAEQYDPTRKQKSADKTARIPIKIVPAEKLKKPEWIRVKAATGSSRFYEIKDILRANNLVTVCEEASCPNIGECFGKGTATFMIMGDKCTRRCPFCDVGHGRPDPLDVNEPGNLARTIAQLKLNYVVITSVDRDDLRDGGAQHFVDCITLTRELSPATRIEVLVPDFRGRLDKALDILQAGPPDVMNHNMETVPRLYKQARPGADYAHSLKLLQEFKRRNPAVATKSGLMVGLGETDEEILEVMRDMRAHDIDMLTIGQYLAPSGHHLPVMRYVHPDTFKMFEAEAYKMGFTHAAVGAMVRSSYHADEQAHKAGFA; this comes from the coding sequence ATGAGCGACGCCCTGATCGCCACTTCCAGCGAAGCCCCGCAACCCCAGGCGGAGCAGTACGACCCGACCCGCAAGCAGAAGTCGGCGGACAAGACCGCGCGCATCCCCATCAAGATCGTGCCGGCCGAGAAGCTCAAGAAGCCCGAGTGGATCCGCGTCAAGGCGGCCACCGGCAGCTCGCGCTTCTATGAGATCAAGGACATCCTGCGCGCCAACAACCTGGTGACGGTATGTGAGGAAGCCAGCTGCCCGAACATCGGCGAGTGCTTCGGCAAGGGCACCGCCACGTTCATGATCATGGGCGACAAGTGCACCCGCCGCTGCCCGTTCTGCGACGTGGGCCACGGCCGTCCCGATCCGCTGGATGTCAATGAGCCGGGCAACCTGGCCCGCACCATCGCCCAGCTCAAGCTGAACTATGTGGTGATCACCAGCGTTGACCGCGACGACCTGCGCGACGGTGGCGCCCAGCATTTTGTCGATTGCATCACGCTGACCCGCGAGCTGTCGCCGGCCACCCGCATCGAAGTGCTGGTGCCGGACTTCCGCGGCCGCCTGGACAAGGCGCTGGATATCCTGCAGGCCGGCCCGCCTGACGTGATGAACCACAACATGGAAACCGTGCCCCGCCTGTACAAGCAGGCTCGCCCGGGCGCCGACTACGCGCACTCGCTCAAGCTGCTGCAAGAGTTCAAGCGCCGCAACCCGGCCGTGGCCACCAAGTCCGGCCTGATGGTGGGCCTGGGCGAGACCGACGAGGAAATCCTCGAAGTCATGCGCGACATGCGCGCCCACGACATCGACATGCTGACCATCGGCCAGTACCTGGCGCCGTCGGGCCACCACCTGCCGGTGATGCGCTACGTGCATCCGGACACCTTCAAGATGTTCGAGGCCGAGGCCTACAAGATGGGCTTCACCCATGCCGCTGTGGGCGCCATGGTGCGCAGCTCCTACCACGCGGACGAGCAGGCGCATAAGGCCGGGTTCGCCTGA
- the pxpB gene encoding 5-oxoprolinase subunit PxpB, translating to MTRCSVHRLAEQALLCSVPPPASLDVQRRIWAMAQRAAEWRGVVDAVPGMNNLTVVFDREADPEALERNLKLAWASGEARAATGKLVEIPVRYGGEHGPDLAEVAAHTGLTAQEVVRRHSAGEYVVYFLGFQPGFAYMGGLDPALATPRRREPRLSVPAGAVGIGGEQTGIYPAAAPGGWQLIGQTTSQLFLADRDPPSLFAPGDTVRFVVEALLP from the coding sequence ATGACCCGATGTTCCGTTCACCGCCTGGCCGAGCAAGCACTGCTGTGCAGCGTGCCGCCGCCGGCCTCGCTAGATGTACAGCGACGTATCTGGGCCATGGCCCAGCGCGCCGCCGAGTGGCGCGGCGTGGTCGATGCGGTGCCGGGCATGAACAATCTCACCGTGGTGTTCGACCGCGAAGCCGATCCCGAAGCGCTGGAACGCAACCTGAAGCTCGCCTGGGCTTCCGGCGAAGCACGTGCCGCCACCGGCAAGCTGGTCGAGATCCCGGTGCGCTACGGCGGCGAGCATGGCCCCGACCTGGCCGAAGTCGCGGCGCATACGGGCCTCACGGCGCAGGAAGTGGTACGCCGCCACAGCGCGGGCGAGTACGTCGTCTACTTCCTCGGCTTCCAGCCCGGCTTTGCCTATATGGGCGGCCTGGACCCGGCGCTGGCCACGCCGCGCCGGCGCGAGCCGCGTTTGTCCGTGCCCGCGGGCGCGGTCGGCATCGGCGGCGAGCAGACCGGCATCTACCCGGCAGCCGCCCCCGGCGGCTGGCAATTGATCGGGCAAACCACCAGCCAACTCTTCCTGGCAGACCGCGATCCGCCTTCCCTGTTTGCGCCCGGGGATACCGTGCGCTTTGTCGTCGAGGCGCTGCTGCCATGA
- a CDS encoding biotin-dependent carboxyltransferase family protein has product MIEITRPGALASVQDLGRPGFRRFGVGTAGALDTVALTIGNRVLGNPAGDAAIEFTLGRAAVRFHADMRVALTGAECRANLDGVPVWSWHAFDVRRGETLTLSAAQGGTRTYLCVAGGIAVAPVMGSRSTDLKAGFGGLGGRALHEGDRLDAGRPGVAEDSDWLGVQAPSWALPVKKLGDAMPIRMLPGIEYEDFDAAAREALWQSDWIVTPNSNRMGLRLQGPALARQPERAADLLSHGVLPGVVQVPPAGQPIVLMADAQTTGGYPKIGVVIGADLWRLAQVPLGAPVRFVRVTLDEAAAAQAELDRYLQQLDQALQWQGDGMAIASRRRTRTRAAVA; this is encoded by the coding sequence ATGATCGAAATCACCCGACCCGGCGCGCTGGCCTCGGTCCAGGACCTTGGCCGTCCCGGCTTTCGCCGCTTTGGCGTGGGCACCGCGGGCGCGCTCGATACCGTCGCGCTCACCATCGGCAACCGCGTGCTGGGCAATCCCGCGGGCGACGCCGCCATCGAATTCACGCTGGGCCGCGCCGCCGTGCGTTTCCACGCCGACATGCGCGTGGCGCTGACCGGCGCCGAATGCCGGGCCAACCTGGACGGCGTGCCGGTCTGGTCGTGGCATGCTTTTGACGTGCGCCGCGGCGAAACGCTGACGCTGTCGGCGGCGCAGGGCGGCACCCGAACCTATCTGTGCGTGGCGGGCGGCATCGCTGTCGCGCCAGTGATGGGCTCGCGCAGCACCGACCTCAAAGCCGGCTTTGGCGGCCTGGGTGGCCGCGCGCTGCATGAAGGCGACCGTCTCGACGCGGGCCGGCCCGGCGTGGCCGAGGACAGCGACTGGCTGGGCGTGCAGGCGCCATCCTGGGCGCTGCCGGTGAAAAAGCTCGGCGACGCGATGCCGATCCGCATGTTGCCTGGCATCGAGTACGAGGATTTCGACGCCGCCGCGCGCGAAGCGCTGTGGCAGTCCGACTGGATCGTCACCCCCAACAGCAACCGCATGGGCTTGCGCCTGCAAGGCCCGGCCCTGGCGCGCCAGCCCGAGCGCGCGGCCGACCTGCTCTCGCATGGCGTGCTGCCGGGCGTGGTCCAGGTGCCGCCGGCCGGCCAGCCCATCGTGCTGATGGCCGACGCGCAGACCACCGGCGGCTATCCCAAGATCGGCGTGGTGATCGGCGCCGACCTGTGGCGGCTGGCGCAGGTGCCGCTGGGGGCGCCGGTGCGCTTCGTGCGCGTCACGCTGGATGAGGCCGCGGCCGCGCAGGCCGAGCTGGACCGGTACCTGCAGCAACTGGACCAGGCGCTGCAGTGGCAGGGCGACGGCATGGCGATCGCCTCGCGGCGGCGCACGCGCACCCGCGCTGCCGTGGCCTGA
- the pxpA gene encoding 5-oxoprolinase subunit PxpA, with protein MHIDLNADLGEGCGNDRELLGLISSANVACGWHAGDAATMLQTVKWALEQGVAIGAHPSYPDRENFGRTEMQLDPEVVYANTLYQIGALAALVRAQGGQLAHVKAHGALYNQAAKDPKLADAIVRAVRDFDSDLVFFGLAGSVMVKVAREAGLKVKEEVFADRGYNPDGSLVKRGTPGALHEDENVALGQTLDMVREQRVRAIDGTYVAIRAETVCLHGDGAHALAFARRIRERLGAEGIAIRAGV; from the coding sequence ATGCATATCGACCTGAACGCCGACCTCGGCGAAGGCTGCGGCAACGACCGCGAATTGCTAGGGCTGATCAGCTCGGCCAACGTGGCCTGCGGGTGGCACGCCGGCGACGCCGCCACCATGCTGCAGACCGTGAAGTGGGCGCTGGAGCAGGGCGTCGCCATCGGCGCGCATCCGAGCTACCCCGACCGCGAGAACTTTGGCCGCACCGAGATGCAGCTCGATCCCGAGGTGGTGTACGCGAACACGCTCTACCAGATCGGCGCGCTGGCCGCGCTGGTGCGTGCGCAGGGCGGCCAGCTGGCCCACGTGAAGGCGCATGGCGCGCTCTACAACCAGGCCGCCAAGGATCCCAAGCTGGCCGACGCCATCGTGCGCGCGGTGCGCGACTTCGACTCCGACCTGGTCTTCTTCGGCCTGGCCGGCAGCGTCATGGTGAAGGTGGCGCGCGAAGCCGGCCTGAAGGTCAAGGAAGAAGTCTTCGCCGACCGCGGCTACAACCCCGACGGCTCGCTGGTCAAGCGCGGCACGCCCGGCGCGCTGCATGAAGACGAGAACGTGGCACTGGGCCAGACGCTGGACATGGTGCGCGAGCAGCGCGTGCGCGCCATCGACGGCACCTATGTAGCGATTCGCGCCGAAACCGTGTGTCTGCACGGCGACGGCGCACACGCGCTTGCCTTTGCGCGCCGCATCCGCGAGCGGCTCGGCGCCGAAGGCATCGCAATCCGCGCCGGAGTCTGA
- a CDS encoding DUF969 domain-containing protein, producing MEQAVNLWPLVGVGIIILGFVLRFNPMMVVALAAIATGLAATMPVMQIFTAIGTAFVKTRNLPLIILLPLAVIGLLERHGLREHAQAWISRIASATVGRLLIVYLGVRELTAAVGLTSLGGHPQMVRPLLAPMAEGAAETRFGKLPEPIRQRVLAFCAATDNVGLFFGEDIFVAFGAIALMHTFLLSSNIDVEPLHIAVWGIPTAICAFLIHAVRLKRLDMWLEREVGGKSAATAGAASAAKSGE from the coding sequence ATGGAACAGGCAGTCAACCTCTGGCCCCTAGTTGGGGTCGGCATCATCATCCTTGGCTTCGTGCTGCGCTTCAATCCCATGATGGTGGTGGCGCTTGCCGCCATCGCCACCGGGCTGGCGGCAACCATGCCGGTCATGCAGATCTTCACGGCGATCGGCACCGCCTTCGTCAAGACGCGCAACCTGCCGCTCATCATCCTGCTGCCGCTGGCGGTGATCGGCCTGCTCGAGCGCCACGGGCTGCGCGAGCACGCGCAGGCGTGGATCTCGCGCATCGCGTCGGCCACCGTGGGACGCCTGCTGATCGTCTACCTAGGCGTGCGCGAGCTTACCGCCGCGGTGGGCCTGACCAGCCTCGGCGGCCATCCGCAGATGGTGCGCCCGCTGCTGGCCCCGATGGCCGAAGGCGCGGCTGAGACCCGCTTCGGCAAGCTGCCCGAGCCGATCCGCCAGCGCGTGCTGGCCTTCTGCGCGGCCACCGATAACGTCGGCCTGTTCTTCGGCGAAGACATCTTCGTGGCCTTCGGCGCCATCGCGCTGATGCACACCTTCCTGCTGTCGTCCAACATCGACGTGGAACCGCTGCATATCGCCGTGTGGGGCATCCCTACCGCGATTTGCGCCTTCCTGATCCACGCCGTGCGCCTCAAGCGCCTGGATATGTGGCTGGAGCGCGAAGTGGGCGGCAAGTCCGCCGCAACGGCTGGCGCTGCCTCGGCAGCCAAGAGCGGGGAGTAA
- a CDS encoding DUF979 domain-containing protein translates to MIISIDYLYWLAGLVLAITALMTFADRDHPRRLSTGLFWALYALVFLIGDKLPPAIVGIGAVVMALIAGFGGVGHGKHGTLPEAERRASAKRLGNKLFIPALLIPVVTVIGTLLFKDVKVAGLALLDPKNVTFVSLGIGCLAALGVACWLTRDTVVQGVRESRRLTESLGWALVLPQMLAMLGLVFADAGVGKAVAHLTTAYINMDYKLVAVVVYCVGMALFTVIMGNGFAAFPVMTGGIGVPILVNMFHGNPAVMAAIGMFSGYCGTLMTPMAANFNIVPAALLELDDKNAVIRAQVPTALMILVANIVLLYFLM, encoded by the coding sequence ATGATCATTTCCATCGACTATCTCTACTGGCTCGCCGGACTGGTGCTGGCCATCACGGCGTTGATGACCTTCGCCGACCGCGACCATCCGCGCCGGCTCAGCACGGGTTTGTTCTGGGCGCTGTACGCGCTGGTCTTCCTGATCGGCGACAAGCTGCCGCCGGCCATCGTCGGCATCGGCGCCGTGGTGATGGCGCTGATCGCGGGCTTTGGCGGCGTGGGCCACGGCAAGCACGGCACGCTGCCGGAGGCCGAGCGCCGCGCCTCGGCCAAGCGCCTGGGCAACAAGCTGTTCATCCCGGCGCTGCTGATTCCCGTGGTGACCGTGATCGGCACGCTGTTGTTCAAGGACGTGAAGGTCGCCGGCCTGGCGCTGCTCGATCCCAAGAACGTCACCTTCGTCTCGCTCGGCATCGGTTGCCTGGCGGCGCTGGGCGTGGCGTGCTGGCTCACCCGCGACACGGTGGTGCAGGGCGTGCGCGAATCGCGCCGGCTGACCGAGTCGCTGGGCTGGGCGCTGGTGCTGCCGCAGATGCTGGCCATGCTGGGCCTGGTGTTCGCCGATGCCGGCGTGGGCAAGGCGGTGGCGCACCTGACCACGGCCTATATCAACATGGACTACAAGCTCGTGGCCGTGGTGGTGTACTGCGTGGGCATGGCGCTCTTTACCGTGATCATGGGCAATGGCTTTGCCGCCTTCCCGGTGATGACCGGCGGCATCGGCGTGCCCATCCTGGTGAACATGTTCCACGGCAACCCGGCGGTGATGGCGGCTATCGGCATGTTCTCCGGCTACTGCGGCACGCTGATGACGCCGATGGCGGCCAACTTCAACATCGTGCCGGCCGCGCTGCTGGAGCTCGATGACAAGAACGCCGTGATCCGGGCGCAGGTGCCGACCGCGTTGATGATCCTGGTGGCCAATATCGTGCTGTTGTATTTCCTGATGTAA
- the pcp gene encoding pyroglutamyl-peptidase I, producing MRTVLLTGFEPFESEPINPSWEAVRALDGVRIGNGPDDLDAAIIVARQLPCVFGAANDALADLVDAINPVLVIAVGQAGGRPEMSVERVAINVDDARIADNAGAQPVDTRIAEEGPAAYFSSLPIKAIVRDMRAAGVPASVSQTAGTFVCNHVFYGLMHLLATQGVPAGVRGGFIHIPYLPEQAARHPGQPSLSLALMIEGIRCAVTTALATTNDIREQGGQTH from the coding sequence ATGCGTACCGTGCTGCTGACCGGCTTCGAGCCGTTCGAGAGCGAGCCCATCAATCCTTCCTGGGAAGCGGTGCGCGCGCTTGATGGCGTGCGCATCGGCAACGGGCCCGACGACCTGGACGCCGCGATCATCGTCGCGCGCCAGTTGCCCTGCGTGTTCGGCGCGGCCAACGATGCGCTGGCTGACCTCGTCGACGCAATCAATCCCGTGCTGGTGATCGCGGTGGGGCAGGCGGGCGGGCGCCCCGAGATGTCGGTGGAGCGCGTGGCGATCAATGTCGACGATGCGCGCATCGCCGACAACGCCGGCGCGCAACCCGTCGACACCCGCATCGCCGAGGAAGGCCCGGCGGCGTATTTCTCCAGCTTGCCGATCAAGGCCATCGTGCGCGACATGCGCGCCGCGGGCGTGCCCGCATCGGTGTCGCAGACCGCAGGCACCTTCGTCTGCAACCATGTGTTCTACGGCTTGATGCACCTGCTTGCCACGCAAGGCGTGCCGGCCGGGGTCCGTGGCGGCTTCATCCATATTCCCTATTTGCCTGAGCAGGCGGCGCGCCATCCTGGGCAGCCCAGCCTGTCGCTGGCGTTGATGATCGAAGGCATCCGCTGCGCGGTGACCACGGCGCTTGCCACCACCAACGATATCCGCGAGCAGGGCGGCCAGACGCACTGA
- a CDS encoding VanZ family protein, giving the protein MASAPAPLVPPPAPPRHSPLARVGLLCFALLVVYGSLYPFTGWTDNGISALAFLTAPKPRYLTGFDLITNVLGYCPLGALVVLSLHPRISGVRAVLLALVAGTLLSGTMEALQTWLPNRVSSNIDLMTNALGALLGGAAVAPFSAALIDRGSLRQLRLAWFEPHASFAIILILLWPFAQIFPQDHLFGMGAIVREWLTDPDSWPVQWLQGVFPGLPDLIENISLLRPDDVQGQQLLESLVTGCGWVGTGLFASIAMRRQAPMLRILAALLASALLLKAVVAEMQFPDDNAFNWLSEGGRFALLTGSLMLVLLLRLPRWLRGALALATLMLLVMLSNLLPANPYSWISEQGWRLGRFIHFNSLSQWLGWMWPFVALCYLIWRFEQFQLDRRSLRRARRKAKRLAARASDGGGDGNNREDATPPGA; this is encoded by the coding sequence ATGGCATCGGCTCCCGCGCCGCTCGTTCCCCCGCCAGCGCCACCGCGCCACTCGCCGCTGGCGCGGGTGGGGCTGCTGTGCTTCGCCCTGCTGGTGGTCTATGGCAGCTTGTACCCGTTCACGGGCTGGACCGACAACGGCATCTCCGCGCTGGCCTTCCTCACCGCACCCAAGCCCCGCTACCTGACCGGGTTCGATCTCATCACCAACGTGCTGGGCTACTGCCCGCTTGGCGCGCTGGTGGTGCTATCCCTGCACCCGCGCATCTCCGGCGTGCGCGCCGTACTGCTGGCGCTGGTGGCGGGCACGCTGCTGTCGGGCACCATGGAGGCGCTACAGACCTGGCTGCCCAACCGCGTCTCGTCCAATATCGACCTGATGACCAATGCGCTGGGCGCCCTGCTGGGCGGTGCCGCGGTGGCGCCCTTCTCGGCCGCGCTGATCGACCGCGGCTCGCTGCGCCAGTTGCGCTTGGCGTGGTTCGAGCCGCACGCCAGCTTCGCCATCATCCTGATCCTGCTGTGGCCGTTCGCGCAGATCTTCCCGCAGGATCACCTGTTCGGCATGGGCGCGATCGTGCGCGAGTGGCTGACCGACCCCGACTCATGGCCCGTGCAGTGGCTGCAAGGCGTATTCCCGGGGCTGCCCGACCTGATCGAGAACATCAGCCTGCTGCGGCCGGATGACGTGCAAGGCCAGCAGTTGCTGGAGTCACTCGTCACCGGATGCGGCTGGGTGGGCACCGGGCTGTTTGCCTCGATCGCCATGCGCAGGCAGGCGCCGATGCTGCGCATCCTGGCGGCCTTGCTGGCCAGCGCGCTGCTGCTCAAGGCGGTGGTGGCCGAGATGCAGTTCCCGGACGACAACGCCTTCAACTGGCTGTCCGAGGGCGGCCGCTTTGCCCTGTTGACGGGGTCGTTGATGCTGGTTTTGCTGCTGCGGCTGCCGCGCTGGCTGCGCGGCGCGCTGGCGCTCGCCACGCTGATGTTGCTGGTGATGCTGTCCAACCTGCTGCCCGCCAACCCGTATTCCTGGATCTCGGAGCAGGGCTGGCGGCTGGGCCGATTCATCCACTTCAACAGCCTGTCGCAATGGCTGGGGTGGATGTGGCCGTTCGTGGCGCTGTGCTACCTGATCTGGCGCTTCGAGCAATTCCAGCTGGATCGCCGCAGCCTGCGGCGTGCGCGCCGCAAGGCGAAGCGGCTGGCGGCGCGCGCAAGCGATGGCGGCGGCGATGGCAACAATCGGGAGGATGCCACGCCACCGGGCGCCTGA